From the genome of Actinomycetota bacterium, one region includes:
- a CDS encoding APC family permease — MSETITEPEGRKLFTRQSSGLVREVSVTNALFFNTAAFVGTGVGWYPVFYTLAFIPVGSALFTTYGWAAIIVGAFCILLALIFASLSSVMPRSGGDYVFTSRLIPGVGPFLGWVESFTLVMASIAIIAFEVPIVLRNLQITGRIIGIGTGSDFFERANGWFARDGVIIGWPGFIGALLVLALIFWVVIQSTRRFHRIVTGLAVVSLASAVAMFLFGLISISKGAFESNLPRFADGVTVADLQQAAIDNGFKGDSVGIFPISVFAFMAAILLLNFIGFQYSAYIAGEVTGNVRRGILIALLGALGIAVVMSSVYTDFLSHRIGLDTQLGWGGLFWLGDPSLPLGQPNSLPLLASISRPGLWPIWAAVSFGGAIFPFLLCPVYLNFIGRLGLAWSLDRQVPEWFGNVSERLRAPINAILTALGVAVVFAILQNFALLPTSVAPPDGHLNLVATLWFSILMAFLTWFMPGINALVGPFARRDLLRNAPWRSWLPVFGIVWVVFAGVLFWFAGFKPIIDALGAGEESTLDYLNRTGITFTLIFFGLAIIVYVIQALRRRAQGVDVAMMYREIPPE; from the coding sequence GTGAGCGAGACGATCACGGAGCCCGAGGGTCGCAAGCTCTTCACGCGGCAATCATCGGGGCTCGTCCGCGAGGTCAGCGTCACCAACGCGCTGTTCTTCAATACCGCCGCGTTCGTCGGAACCGGGGTGGGCTGGTATCCGGTCTTCTACACGCTCGCGTTCATCCCCGTCGGGTCGGCGCTGTTCACGACGTATGGGTGGGCGGCGATCATCGTCGGCGCGTTCTGCATCCTGCTGGCGTTGATCTTCGCGTCGTTGTCGAGCGTCATGCCGCGCTCAGGCGGCGACTACGTGTTCACCAGCCGGCTGATCCCAGGTGTCGGCCCGTTCCTCGGTTGGGTCGAGTCGTTCACGCTCGTGATGGCGTCGATCGCCATCATCGCGTTCGAGGTGCCGATCGTTCTGCGGAACCTCCAGATCACGGGCCGGATCATCGGCATCGGTACGGGCAGCGACTTCTTCGAGCGGGCGAACGGGTGGTTCGCGCGCGACGGCGTCATCATCGGATGGCCCGGGTTCATCGGCGCGCTGCTTGTTCTAGCGCTCATCTTCTGGGTGGTGATCCAGTCCACACGCCGGTTCCACCGCATCGTCACGGGGCTCGCCGTCGTCTCGCTCGCATCGGCCGTCGCCATGTTCTTGTTCGGACTGATCTCCATCAGCAAAGGAGCGTTCGAGTCGAACCTTCCGCGGTTCGCCGACGGCGTGACCGTCGCCGACCTGCAGCAGGCGGCCATCGACAACGGCTTCAAGGGAGACAGCGTCGGGATCTTCCCCATCTCGGTCTTCGCCTTCATGGCGGCGATCCTTCTGCTCAATTTCATCGGCTTCCAATACAGCGCATACATCGCCGGTGAGGTCACCGGCAACGTGCGGCGTGGGATCCTCATCGCGTTGCTCGGCGCCCTCGGGATCGCCGTGGTAATGAGCAGCGTGTACACCGACTTCCTTTCGCACCGCATTGGGCTGGACACGCAGCTCGGATGGGGCGGGCTGTTCTGGCTGGGTGATCCGTCGCTCCCGCTCGGCCAGCCGAACTCGCTCCCGCTGCTCGCTTCGATCTCGCGTCCCGGGCTGTGGCCGATCTGGGCAGCCGTCTCCTTCGGCGGGGCGATCTTCCCGTTCCTACTGTGTCCTGTGTACCTGAACTTCATCGGCCGCCTTGGGCTCGCGTGGAGCCTGGACCGTCAGGTTCCCGAATGGTTCGGCAACGTGAGCGAGCGCCTGCGCGCGCCGATCAACGCCATCCTGACGGCGCTTGGGGTCGCGGTCGTGTTCGCCATTCTCCAGAACTTCGCACTTCTGCCGACGAGCGTCGCGCCGCCCGACGGTCACCTCAACCTCGTCGCCACGCTGTGGTTCAGCATCCTCATGGCCTTCCTCACGTGGTTCATGCCGGGGATCAACGCCCTCGTCGGGCCGTTCGCGCGCCGAGACCTGCTCCGGAACGCACCGTGGCGTTCGTGGCTCCCGGTGTTCGGGATCGTGTGGGTGGTGTTCGCCGGCGTTCTGTTCTGGTTCGCCGGATTCAAGCCGATCATCGACGCGCTCGGCGCGGGCGAGGAGTCGACCCTCGATTACCTGAACCGGACCGGCATCACGTTCACTCTGATCTTCTTCGGACTCGCGATCATCGTGTACGTGATCCAGGCCCTCCGCCGACGGGCTCAGGGTGTCGACGTCGCCATGATGTATCGAGAGATCCCGCCAGAATAG
- a CDS encoding phosphoesterase, with amino-acid sequence MGKDTVRLYVVSDIHASEKAWRKMLNAARSGMYKADAVLYAGDLTGKAMVPVVKTGDGFAAEIAGRRRIVRSEDELERLEQDIANLGYYAFRTTEDEMESLRSDPGGLAERFRTEIQGRVRAWMRLAAERMEGSGVPIFLIPGNDDPYEIDEALAESEYCANVDGRVVDIPGGLQVIGSGKSNRTPWSTPREVADDDFREELTKLTDEARDPQRTIFLIHCPPYDSGLDRAPLLDANLRPKASAGDLLRGPVGSTGVRQAIEEYAPLLGLHGHIHESGGEARIGATLTVNPGSEAAFGVLRGYLIDVGPDGVERAFRVEG; translated from the coding sequence GTGGGAAAGGACACCGTCCGCCTGTACGTCGTCTCCGACATCCACGCCTCGGAGAAGGCGTGGCGCAAGATGCTGAACGCAGCCCGCTCGGGCATGTACAAGGCCGACGCCGTCCTGTACGCGGGCGATCTGACCGGCAAGGCGATGGTCCCCGTCGTGAAGACCGGCGACGGCTTCGCTGCGGAGATCGCCGGCCGCAGGCGGATCGTTCGTTCCGAGGACGAGCTGGAGAGACTCGAGCAAGACATCGCGAACCTCGGCTACTACGCGTTCCGCACGACGGAGGACGAGATGGAATCGCTCCGCTCGGATCCGGGCGGGCTCGCGGAGCGGTTCCGAACGGAGATACAAGGTCGGGTCCGGGCGTGGATGCGCCTTGCAGCCGAGCGTATGGAGGGCTCCGGCGTGCCGATCTTCCTCATCCCCGGCAATGACGATCCCTACGAGATCGACGAAGCACTCGCGGAGAGCGAGTACTGCGCCAACGTCGACGGACGGGTGGTCGACATCCCCGGCGGCCTGCAGGTGATCGGCTCGGGCAAGTCGAACCGCACGCCTTGGAGCACGCCGCGCGAGGTCGCGGACGACGACTTCCGCGAGGAGCTGACGAAGTTGACCGATGAGGCGCGCGATCCGCAGCGCACGATCTTTCTGATCCATTGCCCTCCGTACGACTCCGGCCTTGATCGCGCGCCGCTGTTGGACGCCAACCTCCGGCCGAAGGCCTCGGCCGGCGACCTGCTGCGCGGCCCCGTGGGGTCGACCGGCGTCCGGCAGGCCATCGAGGAATACGCTCCGCTGCTCGGGTTGCACGGCCACATCCACGAGTCGGGCGGCGAGGCGAGGATCGGGGCGACACTCACCGTGAACCCGGGGAGCGAGGCGGCGTTCGGTGTTCTCCGCGGGTACCTGATCGACGTGGGCCCCGACGGCGTCGAGCGCGCGTTCCGGGTCGAAGGCTAG
- a CDS encoding VOC family protein, translated as MAEGSVSAILKSDDVARTIEWYRRMGFEILGVFPESGEPTWCEVTRDGVILQFLGGDTPWPGPPSFTGTLYFRPESVGALYEQIKGHTTPAWGPEVREWGTRELGVQDPDGYFLTFTEPA; from the coding sequence GTGGCCGAGGGATCCGTTTCAGCGATCCTCAAGAGCGACGACGTTGCTCGCACGATTGAGTGGTACAGGCGGATGGGCTTCGAGATCCTCGGCGTCTTCCCTGAATCGGGCGAGCCCACCTGGTGCGAAGTAACGCGGGACGGAGTGATCCTCCAGTTCCTCGGTGGTGACACGCCGTGGCCCGGACCGCCGTCCTTTACAGGGACGCTCTATTTCCGGCCCGAGAGCGTGGGTGCGCTGTATGAACAGATCAAGGGCCACACGACCCCGGCATGGGGGCCCGAGGTCCGCGAGTGGGGTACCCGAGAACTCGGCGTGCAAGATCCTGACGGGTACTTCCTGACATTCACCGAACCGGCGTAG
- a CDS encoding putative glycolipid-binding domain-containing protein, whose translation MRTLVWQRLDEPGMEVAHVESFDRANGVQIGRTYELRWALDGADLDVKLDGERRMHVALEERDFFDVFASPFFNSLPVMRDGLMEAGPARNYVMTFVQVPELALVASEQRYEPLGDRVVRYSSGTFTADITFDEDGFVSLYEGFLERIS comes from the coding sequence ATGAGGACCCTCGTCTGGCAGCGTCTCGACGAGCCGGGAATGGAAGTGGCGCACGTCGAGTCGTTCGATCGGGCGAACGGCGTGCAGATCGGGCGGACGTACGAGCTTCGATGGGCCCTCGACGGCGCCGACCTCGACGTCAAGCTCGATGGGGAGCGTCGGATGCACGTCGCCCTCGAGGAGCGCGACTTCTTCGACGTATTCGCGTCGCCGTTCTTCAACTCGTTGCCCGTGATGCGCGACGGGTTGATGGAGGCCGGGCCGGCGCGCAACTACGTAATGACGTTCGTGCAGGTGCCTGAGCTGGCGCTGGTGGCGTCGGAACAGCGGTACGAGCCGTTGGGCGATCGCGTCGTGCGGTACTCCTCGGGCACGTTCACCGCCGACATCACCTTCGACGAGGACGGCTTCGTCTCGCTGTACGAAGGGTTCCTCGAGCGGATCTCGTAA
- a CDS encoding maleylpyruvate isomerase N-terminal domain-containing protein, translated as MDERAYVEENARELERMRTLADGLSEQNLRLPVNEFWTVAAVFGHIAFWDARILALADKLDRGEPFAESDTEPEDVDWINDATRPLIHAVPPADLVRLSLRIAQETDERVAALPPDRMWPNDPDSPIYCVRASHRGEHLDEVEAALRAR; from the coding sequence ATGGACGAACGGGCCTATGTCGAGGAGAACGCGCGCGAGCTCGAGCGCATGCGAACGCTCGCCGACGGGCTGAGCGAACAGAACCTCCGACTTCCGGTCAACGAGTTCTGGACGGTAGCGGCCGTGTTCGGGCACATCGCGTTCTGGGACGCCCGGATCCTCGCGCTGGCGGACAAGCTCGACCGTGGTGAACCGTTCGCCGAGTCCGACACCGAGCCCGAGGACGTCGACTGGATCAACGACGCGACGCGTCCGCTGATCCACGCCGTCCCTCCCGCCGATCTGGTTCGGTTGTCTTTGCGGATCGCGCAGGAGACCGACGAGCGAGTCGCCGCGCTGCCGCCGGACCGAATGTGGCCGAATGACCCGGACAGCCCGATTTACTGCGTGCGCGCGTCCCACCGTGGCGAGCACCTCGACGAGGTCGAAGCCGCGCTCCGCGCGCGATGA
- a CDS encoding AAA family ATPase: MSAGMREERKVVTALFADVVGSTRLMEELDPEDAREVLGAAVRRMVEAVEAFGGTIKDLAGDGVLALFGAPVAHENDAERAIRSALRIVRDVDVDESSVSVRVGIETGLVVLGPVGAGGRVEYGATGDAVNTAARLQAHAPPGGILVGRITRREVDDLFDWGAELLLELKGKSEPVSAFEVLAERFDAKTAAASVPMFGREVELEHATRVADRALSGDGGLLLVVGEPGIGKSRLVEDVRDHVSTSALTWLEGRCVSFGESTPYLPLRALVLEALGVPYAESLIDPEDLGTRVRSLDADLHDAVPYLGALVGVPSDRAHTLSPETLRLRTIDALRRLILALAERGPLVVAIEDVHWADPSTVRSLERLIPATAGTPVLFVLTTRSRDAIVGVAASAGANADVIELEPLPPDRLDELVAALLEGGGVPAHLARRVVDTADGNPFFATELVRSLVASGVLSREGRAWVVSDPNVSVELPTTIEKVVLARLDLLEPSTRDVVTAASVLGRTVTLPLVERLVGANVASETHELIRARLFAINGHPDEVSFAHALIQEVAYGSLLKRRRRELHAVAAAAIEELWPDRIEENLGVLAHHHRGAGDLEAARRCHHLAAERAERVHAGEEALEHLTASIDLAAELGKTAADRDVAEQLLARARVRARTGDADGARSDLESILAEPERPPELAMRAHDELGFVLAGAADYRAAVPHLETALEAASSLGDTWGEVSALSRLSIVHANRLDFDAAMTHGERAIGAAYGEEGAEAIAMDALKQVALETGDFETLERLAEQLAEIHRRNDDLWLLQFAVFEVAYADVARMRVDRAFAGLEEALSINRRIGDVGNEPLYVAMLGRAHRARGEYDQAAALGRRAFDLARELGHGEWIAWTAAWLGSTLLELGAIGAATDVLSVGVEAADRSGADLHLVRCVALNAWAWQRLDDPSLARECADRATSILERIRVRPPRAYVAGQDAYVAVARVRVEHGEPDVAVELVAPVVAACRACEWSDGVVDGSLVLARAALQLGDGASAVAAAEAAVDEATRVDLPTSWRAHRVLADAYRSAGEPERAAEHVAAADDAFARIAERIDDRDIRDAFASAATKEGVER; this comes from the coding sequence ATGAGCGCGGGGATGCGCGAGGAGCGCAAGGTCGTCACGGCTCTCTTCGCAGACGTCGTGGGCTCCACTCGGCTCATGGAGGAGCTCGATCCAGAAGACGCTCGAGAGGTACTGGGGGCCGCCGTTCGCCGGATGGTCGAAGCGGTGGAGGCGTTCGGCGGAACCATCAAGGACCTTGCCGGCGATGGCGTCCTTGCTCTCTTCGGCGCCCCGGTCGCGCACGAAAACGACGCCGAACGTGCCATCCGCTCCGCGCTCCGGATCGTTCGCGATGTCGACGTCGACGAGTCATCTGTATCCGTTCGCGTCGGGATTGAGACCGGACTGGTCGTCCTCGGACCGGTGGGCGCCGGAGGCCGAGTGGAGTACGGGGCGACCGGCGACGCCGTCAACACCGCGGCTCGTCTGCAGGCGCACGCTCCGCCCGGCGGAATCCTGGTCGGCCGAATCACACGACGAGAGGTCGATGACCTCTTCGATTGGGGCGCGGAGCTCCTTCTCGAGCTCAAGGGAAAGTCGGAACCAGTATCAGCGTTCGAGGTCCTGGCCGAACGATTCGACGCGAAGACTGCCGCTGCATCCGTGCCAATGTTCGGGCGCGAAGTCGAACTCGAACACGCAACCCGCGTCGCGGATCGCGCCCTAAGCGGCGATGGGGGTCTCCTTCTCGTCGTCGGCGAACCGGGCATTGGCAAGAGTCGGCTGGTCGAGGATGTCCGCGACCATGTTTCGACCTCGGCGCTCACTTGGCTCGAGGGTCGGTGCGTCTCGTTCGGTGAATCCACGCCGTACCTGCCGCTGCGCGCCCTCGTGTTGGAAGCGCTCGGCGTCCCGTACGCCGAGTCGTTGATTGACCCCGAGGATCTGGGCACGCGCGTTCGGTCGCTCGATGCGGATCTCCATGACGCCGTGCCGTATCTCGGCGCGTTGGTCGGCGTCCCCTCCGACCGCGCGCACACGCTGTCTCCGGAGACGTTGCGACTTCGCACGATCGACGCGCTTCGGCGCCTGATCCTGGCGCTTGCCGAACGCGGTCCTCTCGTGGTCGCGATCGAGGACGTGCATTGGGCTGACCCCTCCACCGTGCGCTCGCTCGAACGCCTGATCCCCGCCACGGCGGGGACGCCCGTCCTGTTCGTCCTCACGACGCGATCGCGCGATGCGATCGTCGGTGTCGCGGCGAGCGCCGGCGCGAACGCCGACGTGATCGAGCTCGAGCCGCTCCCGCCCGATCGGCTCGACGAACTCGTCGCGGCGCTCCTCGAAGGCGGGGGTGTCCCCGCACATCTGGCGCGACGGGTCGTCGACACCGCCGACGGTAACCCCTTCTTCGCGACCGAGCTCGTTCGCTCGCTTGTCGCCTCAGGTGTCCTTTCGCGCGAGGGCCGGGCGTGGGTCGTGAGCGATCCGAACGTGAGCGTGGAGCTGCCGACGACGATCGAGAAAGTGGTCCTGGCACGACTCGACCTGCTCGAGCCGTCCACGCGCGACGTCGTCACCGCCGCATCGGTGCTGGGGCGCACCGTCACTCTGCCGCTGGTCGAGCGACTCGTCGGCGCGAACGTAGCTTCGGAGACGCACGAGCTCATCCGCGCTCGACTGTTCGCGATCAATGGGCATCCCGACGAGGTGTCGTTCGCGCACGCGCTGATCCAAGAGGTCGCGTACGGGTCGTTGCTGAAGCGACGGCGGCGCGAGCTGCACGCGGTTGCGGCGGCCGCGATCGAGGAGCTGTGGCCGGATCGAATCGAGGAGAACCTCGGTGTTCTGGCACACCACCATCGTGGCGCCGGCGACCTGGAGGCGGCGCGGCGGTGTCACCACCTCGCGGCCGAACGCGCCGAGCGTGTCCACGCGGGCGAGGAGGCGCTCGAACACCTGACGGCGTCGATCGACCTCGCAGCGGAGCTCGGAAAGACGGCGGCCGACCGTGACGTCGCCGAGCAGCTCCTAGCCCGTGCGCGCGTGCGCGCGAGAACGGGCGATGCCGACGGTGCACGCAGCGACCTCGAGTCGATCCTCGCCGAACCGGAACGACCGCCCGAGCTGGCCATGCGCGCGCACGACGAGCTCGGCTTCGTCCTCGCCGGGGCGGCCGACTACCGAGCTGCCGTGCCGCACCTCGAGACGGCGCTCGAGGCGGCGAGCTCGCTCGGAGATACGTGGGGCGAGGTGAGCGCGCTCAGCCGGCTATCGATCGTCCACGCGAACCGTTTGGACTTCGATGCCGCCATGACGCACGGTGAACGCGCGATCGGGGCGGCTTACGGCGAGGAAGGCGCCGAGGCGATCGCGATGGATGCGCTCAAGCAAGTCGCCCTCGAGACCGGTGACTTCGAGACGCTCGAGCGTCTCGCCGAACAGCTTGCCGAGATCCACCGACGGAATGACGATCTGTGGCTGCTGCAGTTCGCCGTGTTCGAGGTCGCATACGCCGACGTTGCAAGGATGCGAGTGGATCGCGCGTTCGCCGGTCTCGAAGAGGCACTTTCGATCAACCGGCGCATCGGCGACGTCGGTAACGAGCCGCTGTACGTGGCGATGCTCGGCCGGGCGCACCGGGCCCGCGGCGAATACGACCAGGCGGCCGCGTTGGGTCGGCGCGCGTTCGACCTCGCCCGCGAGCTCGGGCACGGTGAGTGGATCGCGTGGACGGCGGCGTGGCTCGGCTCGACGCTCCTCGAGCTCGGCGCGATCGGAGCGGCGACCGACGTGCTGTCGGTCGGCGTCGAGGCCGCTGACCGTTCCGGCGCCGACTTGCACCTCGTTCGGTGCGTTGCCTTGAACGCTTGGGCTTGGCAGCGGCTCGATGATCCGAGCCTCGCGCGGGAGTGCGCGGACCGGGCGACGTCGATCCTGGAACGGATCCGCGTCCGCCCTCCGAGGGCGTACGTCGCGGGACAGGACGCGTACGTCGCCGTAGCGCGCGTGCGTGTCGAGCACGGAGAGCCCGACGTTGCAGTGGAGCTCGTCGCGCCAGTCGTGGCGGCGTGTCGTGCTTGCGAATGGAGCGACGGCGTAGTCGACGGCTCGCTCGTGCTCGCACGAGCGGCACTGCAGCTCGGCGATGGCGCCTCGGCAGTCGCGGCCGCCGAGGCCGCCGTCGACGAGGCCACGCGCGTCGATCTTCCAACCTCGTGGCGCGCACACCGAGTGCTCGCCGACGCGTATCGCTCAGCGGGCGAGCCCGAGCGGGCGGCCGAACACGTCGCCGCAGCCGACGATGCGTTTGCGCGCATCGCCGAACGGATCGATGATCGGGACATTCGAGACGCCTTCGCGTCCGCAGCTACGAAAGAAGGAGTGGAACGATGA
- a CDS encoding VOC family protein: protein MKVTSLHHVAIRVQDPDRSRSFYENVLGLSFMEIPVGGDMTNAWKGSPSEGSLLATQAGDTFVILEPPLEGTAADDRFSERRIGVDHLAFGVEDRATLDELTERLRSVGAETAGVEHDPVLDKDYVAFRDPDNVQWEFYMR from the coding sequence ATGAAGGTGACGAGCCTGCACCACGTCGCCATCCGGGTTCAGGACCCCGATCGCTCGCGCTCGTTCTACGAGAACGTCCTCGGCCTCTCGTTCATGGAGATCCCGGTGGGTGGGGACATGACGAACGCCTGGAAGGGCTCGCCGTCAGAGGGGTCGCTCCTCGCCACACAGGCCGGCGATACGTTCGTCATCCTAGAACCGCCGCTGGAGGGGACGGCGGCCGATGATCGGTTCAGTGAGCGCAGGATCGGCGTCGACCATCTGGCGTTCGGGGTGGAGGATCGGGCCACGCTCGACGAGCTAACCGAGCGTCTGCGCTCAGTCGGCGCCGAGACAGCCGGCGTGGAGCACGACCCTGTCCTCGATAAGGACTATGTCGCGTTCCGAGACCCCGACAACGTGCAGTGGGAGTTCTACATGCGGTGA